From the Lysobacter sp. FW306-1B-D06B genome, one window contains:
- a CDS encoding helix-turn-helix transcriptional regulator translates to MQPNDEAAGVMESLDWLESIAASSPVSTGKQDQVGLVRTIGARMRHARELCNLSQSAAAKRLGYANPSKLSKVEAAADTNSVPLWLIRRAAEEYEVSVDFLFGFSDDWETGARMTQEREVSAWLKEQWKVARERDLSVLRMLNDRLFEMRSGVAAIHAGIREANMALEKFADLNPEFAEDMRGSNRLVNAMTQALAATERTKAKLRMDVPMEIA, encoded by the coding sequence ATGCAGCCTAATGATGAGGCCGCCGGCGTGATGGAGTCGCTGGACTGGTTGGAGTCCATCGCTGCGAGCAGTCCCGTCTCGACCGGCAAGCAAGATCAGGTTGGGCTGGTTCGCACCATTGGCGCGCGCATGCGTCACGCACGCGAGTTGTGCAACTTGTCCCAGTCGGCGGCCGCCAAGCGGCTCGGTTACGCGAATCCAAGCAAGCTGTCCAAGGTCGAAGCAGCCGCGGACACGAACTCGGTGCCGCTGTGGCTGATTCGCAGGGCCGCCGAGGAGTACGAGGTGAGCGTGGACTTTCTGTTCGGCTTCTCCGACGACTGGGAAACCGGCGCTCGTATGACGCAGGAGCGGGAAGTTTCGGCATGGCTGAAGGAGCAGTGGAAAGTAGCGCGGGAGCGTGATCTGTCCGTGTTGCGGATGTTGAACGACCGCCTGTTTGAAATGCGTTCCGGCGTGGCCGCAATCCATGCCGGAATTCGGGAAGCGAACATGGCGTTGGAGAAATTCGCCGACTTGAACCCTGAGTTTGCCGAGGACATGCGTGGCAGCAACAGGCTGGTGAACGCGATGACGCAAGCCTTGGCGGCCACGGAGCGGACCAAGGCAAAGCTGCGAATGGATGTCCCGATGGAGATTGCATAG
- a CDS encoding helix-turn-helix domain-containing protein: MSNEILSQCWKLRIPQTAKFVLISLADQADNDGICWPSVAFICERTSLCDRAVQKSLKWLREHSAIRIEANAAAKGKNLYTVTPDNFTPEPVSPPHKVHPEPDSPSPERGSPPPPNVVREPPNDVRTNHKKPSTNHQGPKGNSARAKVELDVADLVAEGVDEQVSIDWLVVRKKKKLPLTKTAWLDVKAEAVKAGITAGEAVRIATKKGWAGFEATWNWKGANTPPGRITTQAAHTGFDQIDYQKDADEWNATN, from the coding sequence ATGAGCAACGAAATCTTGAGCCAGTGCTGGAAGCTGAGAATTCCGCAGACAGCGAAGTTCGTCCTGATTTCGCTTGCGGATCAGGCCGACAACGACGGCATCTGCTGGCCCTCTGTCGCCTTCATTTGCGAGCGAACGTCGCTGTGTGATCGCGCTGTTCAAAAGTCGCTCAAATGGCTTCGCGAGCACAGCGCGATCCGCATCGAAGCAAACGCTGCAGCCAAGGGGAAAAACCTCTACACGGTCACGCCGGACAATTTCACCCCTGAACCTGTTTCACCCCCGCATAAGGTTCATCCCGAACCTGATTCGCCTTCCCCCGAACGTGGTTCGCCTCCTCCCCCGAACGTGGTTCGCGAACCCCCGAACGACGTTCGGACGAACCATAAAAAACCATCAACTAACCATCAGGGACCCAAAGGCAATAGCGCACGCGCGAAGGTGGAGCTTGATGTTGCTGACCTCGTTGCCGAAGGCGTTGACGAGCAGGTGTCGATTGACTGGCTCGTCGTGCGCAAGAAGAAGAAATTGCCCCTCACAAAAACTGCATGGCTGGACGTGAAGGCAGAAGCGGTGAAGGCAGGGATTACCGCAGGCGAGGCAGTGCGAATTGCGACAAAGAAGGGCTGGGCAGGGTTCGAGGCGACTTGGAATTGGAAAGGCGCCAACACCCCTCCCGGAAGGATCACCACACAGGCCGCACACACCGGATTCGACCAAATCGACTACCAGAAGGATGCAGACGAATGGAATGCCACCAACTGA
- a CDS encoding ATP-binding protein translates to MECHQLNTITLTRTDTCEMHDCHFEVTFVRHIDFFDEGQHLDGPRSGGCVECAKEKSAKLEAERKAREKREAANSQRELQYRIDASGIPSRFLECSLDNYVADHPGQKHALDVASDYVANFGEHVHSGCNLLFTGKPGCGKTHLAAAIGMAVIEMKGNVRYTTVADMVRRFTDTWKRHGESESAAMNDLTGADLLILDEAGVQSGSKVELDYITQVIDGRYRQQLPTLVISNLSIKDITPLLGDRSVDRLRDSGSQLVAFGWESYRGKKGVRNAA, encoded by the coding sequence ATGGAATGCCACCAACTGAACACCATCACCCTGACGCGTACTGATACCTGCGAAATGCACGACTGCCACTTCGAAGTAACGTTCGTGCGCCATATCGATTTCTTTGACGAGGGCCAACACCTCGACGGCCCGCGCTCCGGCGGGTGCGTCGAGTGCGCCAAGGAGAAGTCCGCGAAGCTGGAAGCCGAACGCAAAGCTCGCGAGAAGCGTGAAGCTGCCAATTCTCAGCGTGAGCTCCAGTATCGCATCGATGCCTCTGGCATCCCCTCGCGCTTCCTCGAATGCAGTCTGGACAACTACGTCGCAGACCACCCCGGCCAGAAGCACGCGCTGGACGTCGCCAGCGACTACGTGGCCAACTTCGGTGAACACGTCCACTCGGGCTGCAATTTGCTCTTTACGGGAAAGCCCGGCTGCGGAAAGACTCATCTCGCCGCAGCCATCGGCATGGCCGTGATTGAGATGAAGGGCAATGTCCGCTACACCACGGTGGCCGACATGGTTCGTCGCTTCACGGACACATGGAAGCGCCACGGCGAAAGCGAGAGCGCAGCAATGAACGACCTCACGGGCGCCGACCTGCTCATTCTCGACGAGGCCGGGGTGCAGTCCGGAAGCAAAGTCGAGTTGGATTACATCACCCAAGTAATCGACGGTCGCTACCGCCAGCAGCTCCCCACGCTGGTCATCTCGAACCTGTCGATCAAGGACATCACCCCCCTCCTCGGAGACCGCTCTGTGGATCGACTCCGGGACAGCGGCAGCCAGTTGGTCGCATTTGGCTGGGAGAGCTATCGCGGTAAGAAGGGGGTGCGCAATGCAGCCTAA
- a CDS encoding AlpA family phage regulatory protein, with product MYQTLPTACGFLRLPQVLSLYPVSKSTWWKGVAEGRYPKPVKLGERATAWRTEDIFDLIEATTTKDAA from the coding sequence ATGTACCAAACCCTCCCCACCGCCTGCGGCTTCCTCCGCCTGCCGCAGGTGCTTTCCCTGTACCCCGTATCGAAGTCGACCTGGTGGAAGGGCGTAGCCGAAGGTCGCTACCCGAAGCCCGTGAAGCTCGGCGAACGCGCCACCGCCTGGCGGACCGAGGACATCTTTGACCTGATCGAAGCCACCACTACGAAAGACGCGGCGTGA
- a CDS encoding integrase arm-type DNA-binding domain-containing protein produces MLTDKTIRNIKPTNRTQRLFDGGGLYLEISPAGGKWWRWKYRFGGKEKRLSFGTYPDTGLADARERREAARKLLSAGIDFGEHRKAAKAAGATAAATSFEVVAREWFAKQKAKWADTHADKVIRRLERDIFPWMGKRPIAEITATELLKHLERIEQRGAVETAHRALQTCGQVFRYAVRTERAGGDPTGALKGALTPWRPMPFAAATTPGEATIVIRKIGSSTSRPIVRSALRLSPLIFTRPGELARMKWAELDLDAGQWRYFVTKTNRWHIATLSKQAVHILRDLQPLTGCSEYVFQGGRDPRKHMSGNAILVAARRCGIEKDESTIHGFRHMASTLLNEMGRWNPDAIEAALTHKLPGVRGVYNQAQYLHERRKMTQAWADYIDQLREGEQAPGLEQAG; encoded by the coding sequence ATGCTCACCGACAAGACCATCCGCAATATCAAGCCCACCAATAGGACCCAGCGCCTCTTCGATGGAGGCGGCCTGTATCTGGAAATCTCTCCCGCCGGCGGCAAGTGGTGGCGCTGGAAGTATCGCTTCGGCGGCAAGGAGAAGCGCCTCTCCTTCGGCACCTATCCTGACACCGGTCTGGCCGATGCCCGCGAGCGCCGCGAGGCTGCGCGCAAGCTGCTGTCCGCCGGCATCGACTTCGGCGAGCACCGCAAAGCAGCCAAGGCTGCAGGTGCAACTGCCGCCGCGACCTCCTTCGAGGTAGTTGCGCGTGAGTGGTTCGCCAAGCAAAAGGCCAAGTGGGCAGACACCCACGCCGACAAGGTCATCCGCCGATTAGAGCGCGACATCTTCCCTTGGATGGGTAAGCGGCCGATTGCCGAAATCACGGCCACGGAACTATTGAAGCATCTGGAGCGCATCGAACAGCGTGGCGCCGTTGAGACAGCGCACCGCGCGCTGCAGACCTGCGGGCAGGTGTTCCGGTATGCCGTCCGCACGGAGCGCGCAGGCGGCGACCCGACGGGGGCACTCAAAGGCGCACTGACCCCGTGGCGCCCCATGCCGTTCGCCGCTGCCACTACCCCCGGTGAAGCCACCATCGTGATTCGCAAAATCGGCAGTAGTACCAGCCGGCCCATCGTGCGCAGTGCGCTGCGCCTGTCCCCTCTCATCTTTACCCGCCCCGGCGAACTTGCCCGGATGAAATGGGCGGAGCTGGATTTGGATGCGGGTCAGTGGCGCTATTTCGTCACCAAGACAAATCGCTGGCACATCGCGACCCTTTCGAAGCAGGCGGTGCATATCCTGCGCGATCTGCAGCCCCTTACAGGATGCAGCGAATATGTATTTCAAGGTGGGCGCGACCCGCGCAAGCACATGTCGGGCAACGCCATCCTGGTGGCGGCGCGACGTTGCGGTATCGAGAAGGACGAAAGCACCATCCACGGGTTCAGGCACATGGCTAGCACCCTGCTGAACGAGATGGGCCGCTGGAATCCCGACGCGATCGAGGCCGCCCTCACTCACAAGCTGCCCGGCGTGCGCGGCGTCTACAACCAAGCCCAATATCTGCACGAGCGCCGGAAGATGACACAGGCGTGGGCGGACTACATCGACCAGTTGCGCGAGGGCGAGCAGGCGCCCGGCCTAGAGCAGGCGGGTTGA